Proteins from one Brevibacillus humidisoli genomic window:
- a CDS encoding isoprenyl transferase: MLERIGHMLVRKANQEEHRPVFDEAGDIPQHIAVIMDGNGRWAKKRNLARIVGHRSGMQTVKEIVKAADGIGVKTMTMYAFSTENWKRPRDEVDYLMKLPQEFLSTELEELNERNVRVRMLGNSDRLPSHTIEAMNIAEERTRQNTGLQLNFALNYGGRTEIVKAVTELARQVQAGELKPEEIDEALLAQHLYTRDLPDPDLLIRTSGEIRLSNFMLWQMAYTELWFTDVLWPDFTKEHFFEAIAEYQGRARRYGAV; the protein is encoded by the coding sequence ATGCTGGAACGAATCGGACATATGTTGGTTCGCAAGGCCAACCAAGAAGAGCACCGTCCGGTCTTTGACGAGGCGGGGGACATCCCCCAGCATATTGCCGTGATCATGGATGGGAATGGCCGTTGGGCAAAGAAGCGCAATTTGGCGCGGATTGTCGGCCACCGTTCCGGAATGCAAACGGTAAAGGAGATTGTCAAGGCTGCCGACGGCATCGGCGTCAAGACGATGACGATGTATGCCTTTTCTACAGAAAACTGGAAGCGGCCTCGTGATGAGGTTGACTACCTGATGAAGCTGCCGCAGGAGTTTTTGTCGACAGAATTGGAAGAATTGAACGAACGGAATGTTCGGGTACGCATGCTGGGTAATTCCGATAGGCTTCCATCCCATACGATTGAGGCGATGAACATTGCAGAAGAACGGACAAGGCAAAATACGGGACTGCAGCTTAATTTTGCCCTCAACTACGGTGGGCGAACGGAAATCGTCAAAGCGGTCACGGAATTGGCCAGACAGGTCCAAGCGGGAGAGCTGAAGCCGGAAGAGATAGACGAAGCATTACTTGCACAGCACTTGTACACCCGTGATCTTCCCGACCCTGATTTGCTGATTCGGACGAGCGGCGAAATCAGGTTGAGCAATTTTATGCTGTGGCAGATGGCGTATACGGAGTTGTGGTTTACGGACGTGCTTTGGCCCGATTTTACCAAGGAGCATTTCTTTGAGGCAATCGCAGAATACCAAGGTCGAGCTCGTCGCTACGGCGCGGTTTGA
- a CDS encoding phosphatidate cytidylyltransferase, which translates to MKQRIITGVVGGIIFLVPVFLGGIWYSLLVFLLAIIGLYEFLRMARLKPYGFAGLLGYVLMISTLWPYLFYSQRFHIDFSDTLMPVLLLLLFYSVFRKNRFHIEHVALTILGALYIGYGFHYMAAVRGMDDGLWLTLLVLLGIWSTDSGAYFVGRAYGRRKLLPAISPNKTVEGSLGGLLTSLVVVIGLNGLVDKLPFWQAFGIALVTGIAAQIGDLVESAMKRHFGVKDSGKIIPGHGGVLDRFDSLLIVFPILYLLGLF; encoded by the coding sequence TTGAAGCAGCGGATCATAACCGGGGTGGTAGGTGGCATCATCTTCCTCGTCCCCGTTTTCTTAGGAGGGATCTGGTATTCCCTGCTCGTCTTTTTATTAGCCATCATCGGCTTGTACGAGTTTTTGCGCATGGCCAGACTGAAACCGTATGGCTTTGCCGGACTTTTGGGCTACGTGCTGATGATCAGTACCTTGTGGCCGTACCTGTTTTATTCACAGCGGTTTCATATCGATTTTTCGGACACGCTCATGCCTGTCCTGTTGTTGCTGCTGTTTTACTCGGTTTTTCGAAAAAACCGTTTTCACATTGAACATGTCGCCCTTACGATACTGGGGGCGTTATACATAGGATACGGGTTTCACTATATGGCTGCCGTCCGCGGAATGGATGACGGGCTCTGGCTGACACTGCTGGTTTTGCTCGGCATCTGGTCAACGGACTCAGGTGCTTACTTTGTCGGCAGAGCGTATGGCAGACGCAAGTTGCTGCCTGCTATCAGTCCCAACAAAACGGTGGAAGGCTCGCTGGGTGGATTGCTGACGTCACTGGTGGTCGTGATAGGCCTGAATGGTTTGGTTGACAAGCTCCCGTTTTGGCAAGCGTTCGGGATTGCATTGGTAACCGGCATTGCCGCACAGATAGGTGATTTGGTTGAATCGGCGATGAAGCGACACTTTGGCGTGAAAGACTCTGGCAAAATCATTCCCGGGCATGGGGGAGTTCTCGATCGATTTGACAGCTTGCTGATCGTGTTTCCCATACTGTATCTGCTCGGTTTGTTCTAG
- a CDS encoding 1-deoxy-D-xylulose-5-phosphate reductoisomerase yields the protein MKKIALLGSTGSVGRNTLEVVAQHPDTFQVVALAAGANIELLARQIIQFQPEIVSVGKPERIDELRQLVGSWRGDILCGEEGMVQVATHPAADIVMTAIIGSIGVVPTLAAIEAGKTIGLANKETLISAGHIVMESARRNNTLIIPVDSEHSAIFQCLQGERSEDVAKIILTASGGSFRHLSRSELSHVTVEDTLKHPNWSMGAKITVDSATMMNKGFEVIEAHWLFGLAYEQIDCVLHYESVIHSMVEYKDRAVIAQLGTPDMKVPIQYALSYPERMPLVTEPLDLIKFGKLNFAEMDYERFPLLRLAYDCGRTGGTLPTVLNAANEVAVERFLQGEISFLAIEQIVERVCSDHHVQYDPALEEIFAADAWARREARKS from the coding sequence GTGAAAAAAATTGCACTGCTTGGTTCGACCGGCTCAGTTGGAAGAAATACATTGGAAGTGGTGGCACAGCATCCTGACACCTTTCAGGTTGTGGCGCTGGCTGCCGGCGCGAATATAGAACTGCTGGCTCGTCAGATTATCCAATTCCAACCGGAGATCGTCTCTGTTGGCAAACCGGAACGGATAGATGAGCTTCGACAGTTGGTCGGATCATGGCGCGGCGATATTCTCTGCGGGGAAGAAGGCATGGTGCAGGTGGCAACCCACCCCGCGGCCGATATCGTCATGACCGCGATTATCGGCAGCATTGGTGTGGTGCCGACACTTGCCGCGATTGAAGCGGGTAAAACGATTGGGTTGGCTAACAAAGAAACGTTGATTAGTGCCGGACACATCGTGATGGAGAGCGCTAGACGCAACAATACCCTCATCATACCAGTTGACAGTGAACACTCGGCGATTTTCCAATGCTTGCAGGGAGAGCGTTCCGAGGACGTAGCCAAGATTATCCTGACGGCATCCGGCGGATCATTTCGCCACCTGTCTCGCAGCGAGCTATCACATGTGACGGTTGAAGATACACTGAAACACCCCAATTGGAGCATGGGTGCAAAAATCACGGTCGATTCGGCAACAATGATGAACAAAGGGTTTGAAGTGATAGAAGCCCATTGGCTGTTTGGGCTTGCTTATGAACAGATTGACTGTGTGCTCCATTATGAAAGTGTGATTCACTCTATGGTAGAATACAAAGACAGGGCTGTCATCGCCCAGTTGGGAACACCGGATATGAAGGTTCCCATCCAGTACGCGCTCTCCTATCCGGAGCGGATGCCACTCGTAACAGAGCCGCTTGATCTCATCAAGTTTGGAAAGCTGAACTTCGCAGAGATGGACTATGAGCGGTTTCCGCTTCTGCGGCTTGCATACGACTGCGGACGTACTGGCGGGACGCTGCCTACAGTGCTGAATGCGGCGAATGAAGTGGCTGTCGAGCGCTTTTTGCAGGGGGAAATCTCTTTTTTGGCGATTGAACAGATCGTGGAGCGCGTATGTTCTGACCACCATGTACAATACGATCCCGCTCTGGAAGAAATTTTTGCAGCAGATGCCTGGGCACGCCGCGAAGCACGCAAGTCTTGA
- the rseP gene encoding RIP metalloprotease RseP, translated as MPLPSLDSFESILAIIVVFSLLVLVHELGHFLLAKRAGILCREFALGMGPKIFRFKRGETEYTVRALPIGGLVRMAGEDPELDVLKPRMEIAVELDQEGRVSRLLLDPKQWNEKRHVRGTIVHYDLEHKLTLTLETDEGQTSYPVHPQAHLVFADQEVQIAPYNRQFRGKTVGQRFWAIFAGPAANFLLAFVLLASLGLIFGVPNSKPLLGEVKPGGPAAQAGLLEGDRVLSIEGTPVKSWRQIVEIVSQSPNETLTFEVERNGTKKSFEVTVGSKDNIGQIMVYSTITYSPWAAVKYGAYATYEYTALILTNLAMLFTGAVGLEDLSGPVGIFKMTGEFAQQGLEILIRWAAVLSINLGLFNLLPLPALDGGRLAFLGVEALRGRPVDPQKEGMVHFLGFAFLMLLILVVTWNDLQRFIFTG; from the coding sequence TTGCCTTTACCTAGCTTGGATTCGTTTGAATCGATTCTTGCAATCATCGTGGTCTTCAGCTTGCTGGTGCTGGTCCATGAGCTGGGCCACTTCCTGCTGGCCAAACGTGCGGGCATCCTCTGTCGGGAGTTTGCTCTCGGGATGGGCCCAAAGATATTTCGGTTCAAGCGGGGGGAGACGGAGTACACCGTCCGAGCGCTGCCGATTGGCGGACTTGTCCGAATGGCTGGCGAAGACCCCGAACTAGACGTGTTGAAACCTAGGATGGAGATTGCCGTAGAATTGGATCAAGAAGGGCGTGTCTCGCGTCTGCTCCTCGATCCCAAGCAGTGGAATGAAAAGCGCCATGTCCGTGGTACAATCGTCCATTACGACCTTGAACATAAGCTGACCCTGACGCTGGAGACGGATGAAGGACAGACAAGTTACCCGGTTCATCCCCAAGCTCACTTGGTGTTTGCAGATCAGGAGGTACAGATCGCCCCCTATAACCGCCAGTTTCGCGGGAAAACAGTGGGGCAGAGATTCTGGGCGATCTTCGCCGGACCGGCAGCCAACTTTTTGCTTGCCTTTGTTCTTTTGGCGTCTTTGGGGTTGATTTTCGGTGTGCCCAACAGCAAACCCCTACTGGGTGAGGTGAAGCCCGGCGGCCCGGCGGCACAGGCGGGATTGTTGGAAGGAGACCGGGTTTTGTCCATAGAAGGGACCCCTGTCAAGAGTTGGCGGCAGATCGTTGAGATCGTCAGCCAGTCTCCGAACGAAACTCTCACCTTTGAGGTGGAACGGAACGGTACGAAGAAGAGTTTTGAGGTTACCGTAGGCAGTAAAGACAACATTGGGCAGATCATGGTTTACAGTACGATCACCTATTCGCCTTGGGCTGCTGTCAAGTACGGGGCGTATGCCACATATGAATACACCGCGCTGATTCTGACCAATCTGGCGATGCTGTTTACCGGTGCGGTGGGCTTGGAGGATCTCAGCGGACCAGTCGGCATCTTCAAGATGACGGGAGAGTTTGCTCAACAGGGCCTGGAGATTCTCATCAGGTGGGCCGCTGTGTTAAGCATCAATCTCGGTTTGTTTAACTTGCTGCCGCTTCCGGCACTGGATGGCGGGCGACTCGCTTTTCTGGGTGTAGAAGCGCTCCGAGGTCGTCCGGTTGATCCACAAAAGGAAGGGATGGTGCACTTCCTCGGTTTCGCGTTTTTAATGTTGCTGATTCTCGTTGTCACGTGGAACGACTTGCAGCGGTTTATCTTTACAGGATAG
- the ispG gene encoding flavodoxin-dependent (E)-4-hydroxy-3-methylbut-2-enyl-diphosphate synthase: MYKREETKPVFVGDVQIGGQKSVVIQSMTTTDTRDVEGTLEQINRLHQAGCQVVRLAVVNEDAARAIKPIKERSPLPLVADIHFDHRLALLALESGIDKIRINPGNIGSKEKTKAVVEACRDRNVPIRIGVNSGSVEKRLLEKYGYPSPEAIVESAMNHVEILEELNYDKIVISLKSSDVPTMIETYSLMAEKRPYPLHVGVTEAGTPFSGGIKSAVGIGTVLSMGIGDTIRVSLTADPVEEIKVGKQILRSLDIVNNDPIVIACPSCGRCAIDLIGLATKVEDAVANIKKPLKIAVMGCAVNGPGEAREADVGVAGGNGEGLIFRNGEIVRKVKEDELFEELMKEINTMV; this comes from the coding sequence GTGTACAAACGTGAGGAGACGAAACCGGTATTTGTGGGAGATGTACAGATCGGTGGTCAAAAAAGTGTCGTGATTCAATCGATGACGACTACGGATACCCGTGATGTGGAAGGAACGCTGGAGCAGATCAATCGTCTGCACCAGGCGGGCTGCCAGGTGGTGCGCCTGGCGGTGGTCAACGAAGACGCGGCACGTGCGATCAAACCAATCAAGGAGCGTTCCCCTCTTCCGCTGGTTGCAGACATTCACTTCGACCATCGATTGGCGCTGCTTGCTTTGGAGAGCGGGATTGACAAAATCCGGATCAATCCTGGTAATATCGGGTCCAAGGAGAAAACGAAAGCAGTCGTGGAAGCGTGCCGCGATCGAAACGTGCCGATCCGCATCGGCGTCAACTCCGGTTCTGTCGAGAAACGGCTGTTGGAAAAGTACGGCTATCCCAGCCCGGAGGCGATCGTGGAAAGTGCGATGAACCACGTGGAGATTTTGGAAGAACTAAATTACGACAAGATTGTGATCTCACTCAAGTCGTCCGATGTGCCGACCATGATTGAAACATACTCGCTCATGGCCGAGAAGCGACCTTATCCGCTGCACGTCGGAGTAACCGAGGCAGGCACGCCGTTTTCCGGGGGAATCAAGTCGGCGGTTGGCATCGGTACCGTGCTCTCGATGGGCATTGGTGATACGATCCGTGTTTCACTCACAGCTGATCCGGTCGAGGAGATCAAGGTAGGGAAGCAGATTCTGCGCAGTCTGGACATCGTCAACAACGATCCGATTGTGATTGCCTGCCCTTCCTGCGGTCGCTGCGCCATCGACCTGATCGGGCTTGCAACCAAAGTGGAGGATGCCGTAGCCAACATCAAAAAACCGCTGAAGATTGCGGTAATGGGCTGCGCGGTCAACGGCCCGGGAGAAGCGCGTGAGGCCGACGTCGGCGTTGCCGGTGGAAACGGTGAAGGATTGATTTTCCGCAACGGTGAGATTGTTCGGAAAGTAAAAGAAGACGAATTGTTTGAAGAGTTGATGAAAGAGATTAACACGATGGTGTAG
- a CDS encoding proline--tRNA ligase: MLKQSQYLIPTLREVPSDAEIASHKLLLRAGLARQLASGIYSYLPLGLRVIQKIQAIVREEMNRAGAQEILMPAMQPAELWEESGRWEAYGPELVRLKDRHERRFALGPTHEEVISSLVRDDVNSYKKLPINLYQIQTKFRDEVRPRFGLIRCREFIMKDAYSFDTSWEGLNKSFEAMFDAYTRIFTRIGLNFRAVEADAGSIGGTGTYEFMALCDIGEDTIAYSTEGTYAANLEKAEVVYKPSDKPKQDVPAMEKIHTPSVRTIEQLQASLGTDSAQIVKSLLYRVDDKLVMALVRGDHELNEVKLKNLFDAVDIRLASDEEIRSLTGAPAGFVGPFGLDPQKVEIVADNYVQDVTDGVAGANEADYHYQHVVPGRDFTVARYADLRNIKEGDDCPRGGGKIAFARGIEVGHVFKLGTKYSKPLGVTFLDENGRSQEMVMGCYGIGISRIAAAVIEQYHDENGIIWPVSIAPFHVHVIPINAKVDEQRLTSERITDALTAAGVEVLYDDRPERAGVKFKDADLIGLPLRITVSDKAQEGLVEVRVRCTGETHEVEIEKLAAFVQEHLAKLGESATTFARSRQE; the protein is encoded by the coding sequence GTGTTAAAGCAGAGTCAATATCTTATTCCTACCCTACGGGAGGTACCGTCGGACGCTGAGATCGCCAGCCATAAGCTGCTGCTGCGCGCCGGTTTGGCACGCCAGTTGGCTTCCGGGATCTACTCGTACCTGCCGCTCGGTCTGCGGGTGATTCAAAAAATCCAGGCGATTGTTCGTGAGGAGATGAACAGAGCCGGGGCACAGGAGATTTTGATGCCGGCGATGCAGCCCGCAGAGCTATGGGAGGAAAGCGGCAGATGGGAGGCGTATGGACCGGAATTGGTGCGGTTGAAAGATCGCCATGAGCGGCGTTTCGCCCTTGGTCCTACCCATGAAGAGGTGATCAGCAGCCTGGTTCGGGATGATGTCAACTCATATAAAAAACTGCCGATCAACCTGTACCAGATTCAGACCAAGTTCCGCGATGAGGTGAGGCCGCGCTTCGGTTTGATTCGCTGCCGCGAATTCATCATGAAAGACGCATACTCCTTCGATACCAGCTGGGAAGGGCTGAACAAGAGCTTCGAGGCGATGTTTGACGCCTATACGCGGATTTTTACCCGTATTGGCCTCAATTTCCGTGCTGTAGAGGCGGATGCAGGCTCCATCGGTGGGACCGGCACCTATGAGTTCATGGCTTTGTGCGATATCGGTGAAGATACGATTGCCTATTCCACCGAGGGAACATATGCGGCCAACTTGGAAAAGGCAGAGGTGGTTTACAAGCCATCGGACAAGCCAAAACAAGATGTGCCCGCGATGGAAAAGATTCACACACCCAGTGTCCGCACTATTGAGCAGTTGCAAGCCTCGCTTGGCACAGATTCCGCTCAGATCGTCAAAAGCCTGCTCTATCGTGTCGATGACAAACTGGTGATGGCATTAGTACGAGGCGATCACGAACTGAACGAAGTGAAGTTGAAAAACTTGTTCGATGCGGTTGATATCCGACTGGCCAGTGACGAAGAGATTCGCAGCTTGACAGGCGCTCCCGCTGGTTTCGTCGGTCCATTTGGTCTGGATCCCCAGAAAGTGGAGATTGTAGCCGACAACTATGTGCAAGATGTGACAGACGGGGTAGCCGGAGCGAATGAAGCAGATTACCACTATCAACATGTGGTGCCGGGCCGCGATTTTACCGTTGCCCGTTACGCTGATCTGCGCAACATCAAGGAGGGAGATGACTGTCCGCGCGGCGGCGGCAAGATCGCTTTTGCCCGCGGGATCGAGGTAGGCCATGTATTCAAACTGGGAACCAAGTATTCGAAGCCGCTGGGTGTTACCTTCCTCGATGAAAACGGACGATCCCAGGAGATGGTGATGGGCTGCTATGGGATCGGGATTTCCCGGATCGCAGCAGCCGTGATCGAACAATATCACGACGAAAACGGCATCATCTGGCCGGTTTCGATTGCGCCGTTCCATGTACATGTGATTCCGATCAATGCCAAGGTGGACGAGCAACGCCTCACCAGTGAACGGATTACCGATGCACTGACGGCTGCAGGAGTGGAAGTGCTTTACGACGATCGTCCGGAAAGGGCTGGGGTGAAGTTCAAGGACGCTGACTTGATCGGACTGCCGCTCAGGATAACGGTCTCGGACAAAGCCCAGGAAGGTTTGGTCGAAGTACGGGTTCGCTGCACCGGCGAGACACATGAAGTAGAAATCGAAAAACTAGCGGCATTTGTCCAGGAACATCTGGCCAAACTGGGCGAGTCGGCGACAACATTCGCACGTTCCAGGCAGGAATAG